Proteins from a single region of Nitrospiraceae bacterium:
- a CDS encoding biopolymer transporter ExbD: TTTAMVQGIELKLPESTPHETEMESNTPTISVKKGGEIYMDEERVKLGELEKLIRDLKAAKGGKLPLVLRGDAGVEYKHVVAVLDILQRIPIEDLAIATKPINES; this comes from the coding sequence ACGACGACGGCGATGGTGCAGGGGATCGAATTGAAGCTCCCGGAATCCACCCCCCATGAGACGGAGATGGAGAGCAACACGCCCACGATCTCGGTGAAGAAGGGCGGCGAGATCTATATGGATGAGGAGCGGGTCAAGCTGGGTGAGCTGGAGAAGCTGATCCGGGATCTGAAGGCCGCGAAGGGTGGTAAACTGCCGCTTGTGCTCCGGGGCGACGCGGGGGTCGAGTACAAACACGTGGTGGCGGTGCTGGACATCCTCCAACGGATTCCGATCGAGGACCTCGCAATCGCGACGAAACCAATCAATGAATCCTAA